One genomic window of Nicotiana sylvestris chromosome 10, ASM39365v2, whole genome shotgun sequence includes the following:
- the LOC138879922 gene encoding uncharacterized protein: MDFIVGLPWTQRKFNAVWVIVDKLTKLVHFIPIAVPYSSEQLAEIYIWEIVHLHGVPVSSISDRERRTVRAYNSDFEVYAPSMCYRLWSFLGSVISINRIFLQQQLLVKHLDAPYEALYGRQYRSPVGWFESVEARLLGTNLLHDALDKIKIIQDRLRTAQSRKKRYGNHKVCDVAFMVGQRVLPRMSPMKDRDEIWEEGKVKP; encoded by the exons atggatttcattgttggactcccatggactcagaggaagttcaatgcagtatgggttattgtggataagCTGACCAAGTTAGTGCATTTCATTCCGATAGCAGTTCcctattcttcggagcagttggctgagatctatatctgggagattgttcatcttcatggtgtgcccgtgtcttccatttctgaccgag aaagacggacagtccgagcgtacaaTTCAGATTTTGAAgtatatgctccgagcatgtgttatcgactttggagtttcttgggatccGTTATATCCATTAACCgaattttcctacaacaacagttattagtcaaACATCTAGatgctccctatgaggcattatatggtagacagtaccggtcaccggttggatggtttgagtcggtagaggctcggttgttaggtACAAATTTATTGCATGATGCCTTGGATAAGATTAAGATCATTcaagatagacttcgtacagctcagtctaggaaaAAGAGGTATGGCAACCATAAGGTTtgcgatgtggcattcatggtcggacaGCGAGTGTTGCCTCGGATGTCGCCCATGAAGGatcgtgatgagatttgggaagaagggaaagttaagccctag